Proteins encoded in a region of the Perca fluviatilis chromosome 6, GENO_Pfluv_1.0, whole genome shotgun sequence genome:
- the LOC120560855 gene encoding BRI3-binding protein, protein MKGIRVFVVFLVLSASLLCTAEAARSRTSNQNSFRRAANGIYQTLSSVFGEDNIRGLYKFFSKTTERFVHGVDSFLDTIWKIWSDLLDVMGIDSSNLSHYFSPTSLTNSPARALLLVAAVLVAYWFLSMFFGGFFYLLHAVFGRFFWLARVTLFALSCLYILQKFEGDPERAVLPLCFIMAVYFMTGPVGAYWRRGGGAGSLEEKIDHLDTQIRLLNIRLSRVIDGLERSGDQ, encoded by the exons ATGAAGGGAATCAGGGTTTTTGTGGTTTTCTTGGTGCTTTCTGCGTCTCTGCTGTGCACAGCCGAAGCGGCCAGGAGCAGGACCAGCAACCAGAACAGCTTCCGACGGGCAGCTAACGGCATCTACCAGACTCTGAGCAGTGTTTTCGGAGAGGACAACATTAGAGGGTTATACAAG TTTTTCTCCAAAACGACGGAGCGGTTTGTCCATGGCGTGGACTCTTTTCTCGACACGATCTGGAAGATCTGGTCAGATTTGTTGGATGTCATGGGCATCGACT CCTCAAACCTCAGCCACTACTTCAGCCCCACATCTCTCACCAACTCTCCAGCACGCGCCCTGCTCTTGGTTGCCGCCGTACTTGTGGCCTACTGGTTCCTTTCCATGTTCTTTGGGGGTTTCTTTTACCTGCTGCACGCTGTGTTCGGCCGCTTCTTCTGGCTAGCACGTGTCACGCTCTTTGCCCTGTCCTGTCTCTATATCCTGCAGAAGTTTGAGGGCGACCCTGAGCGTGCGGTGCTGCCACTTTGCTTCATTATGGCGGTGTACTTCATGACGGGGCCCGTGGGAGCGTACTGGCGTCGAGGAGGTGGGGCAGGTTCACTGGAAGAGAAAATCGACCACCTGGACACTCAGATCAGGCTGCTTAACATCAGGCTGAGCCGCGTCATAGACGGCCTGGAACGCTCCGGGGACCAGTAG